The following nucleotide sequence is from Candidatus Jordarchaeales archaeon.
TCTGGGAGGTTGCACTAGAGGAGTCACAATTAGGTGTCCGGCCGGAAAGTGAAGGTTCCAAGCTAAAATCTTTTATGTAGCTTTCTCGCCTTCATTTCTTGGAGGGTGGAGTGTTGAGGAGGCTGGAGTTAACCTTCACTAGTGGTGGGCTTAAGTGTTCTGGGTGGCTTTTCCTCCCGGAGGGAGCGAGAAAACCCCCGGTCGTGGTTATGGCTCACGGCTTCGCAGCTGAGAAAGTCTTCCGCCTTCCGGCGTACGCTGAGAATTTTTGCGCGGAGGGGTTAGCGGTCTTTTTGTTCGACTACAGGCACTTCGGTGAAAGTGAGGGGCTGCCAAGGAACCTTGTGAGCGTTAAAAGGCAGCTGGAGGACTGGAGGAGCGCTCTTGAATATGTTCGAAGCTTAAAAGAGGTTGACGGCGAGCGGGTGGCGCTTTGGGGGACGTCTTTTAGCGGGGGACACGTCTTAGTCACAGCAGCCCAAGATCAAAAAGTTTCAGCGGTCGTAGCGCAGGTTCCTTTCGTAGATGGATTGGCGACAGCGTCTTACCTTGGATTAGGATTTGTCTTGAAAGCAACAGTTCACGGTCTAATGGACGCTGTGGCGTCCACTCTCGGTAGGGTTCATTACGTGCCGGTAGTATCAGACCCAGACAAGTTTGCAATCATGAACACCCCTGGGTCGAAGGAGGGCTACCTCTCTCTCATACCCGAAGGCTCGTCGTGGAAGAACGAGTGCCCCGCTAGAATACTCCTATCGATACCATTCTACAGGCCTGTGAGATATGCGTCCAAGATAAAGTGCCCAGTCTTGATACTCTACGCCGAAAAGGACTCGTTGATCCCGCCGGAAGCGGTCAGGAAGACAGCTAGCAAGATAAGAAACGTCAAGGTAGTATGCCTCGACGTAGGACACTTCGACGTGTACTTCGACCCAGTATTCAGCGAAACCACAAAAATAGAAACCGAATTTCTAAAAGAAAATCTAGAAAAGCGTAGTTAAGCAACTGATGCCACCCAAAACTCTAAAGAGAACAATGCATTACACGACTTACCGCTCTAAAAGTGAGCTCAAAAGCTTCCAAATCCTCTTGCTACGAATAAAAAATAACGCTCAAAAATAGAAACGTTACAAAAAGTTGGACAATTATTCAGCTCGGAACCTTACATCAAAAATACTCAACATAAAAGATGATCCCATGTGGATGATTGACGCATCGAAAAGAAGCATTTTTGAATGTATAAAGGTTGCGTGTTGAGAGCGGATAGGCAACTGAACACATCAGCAAGTATATAACTTCAAAAGAGCTTTTAAGCCAAAAGTTCTTCGACAAACTCATGAAAATAAGGGAGGACACCCTTGACAGAGGAGAGATTGACGATTTTCCTGGTAAAGACTGATGAATCCAACATTTGTTCTATTAAAGCTGATAACATAGACCATGGGAAAAGGAAAACGGGGAGGGAAACGTATAATCCACAACATCACCCTACCCCGCTAAGAAGGGGGGATAAGAAAAAAGAGTCACGCTTCCAAAGTAGCTTTGCTGCGATAATTCCTCCTATGCTTTTTTCCTGTGAGAAGCCCACTGCATGAAAGCATCCATGTTTCTCTCAACTGAACGACGTCCTTCATAAACCCAGAAGAATAGGCCACCTAACATTGGACATGTAAAAGCTATGCTTATAACGAGCGGGATGGTAGGAATATAGGAGACTACCCCAACGGGGGCGGCTGAGGGGAAAGCACTTAGTGGAGTGAAGGGTAAGAGGAGAGCTGGATCGCCTATCCTAGTAAGTACGTAGTGAAGCAGAGGTGGAAGCACTATGATGCTAGTTGTATGGGATACCGTGGTGAGTTGCATAATGTAAACAAAGATAACTGCCATTGTTGAGTAGCCTGTTATCCAGAATCCAAGTGTTTCTAGTATTCTCCATCGCTGGCGCAGTGGCACATGCGGACCGATGATGAACCTGATAAATTCTACTGCATTTGAGGCAGCATCACGGAGAGAGTAACCATGCGCAGAGAATGACAACATGAAGGCGGTGATAATGTTAAGCGGAAGCAGGAGCACTGACAGAATGAGGCCAGTCAACGAAACCATAAGCTTAGTGGCCCAGCCCCATGTGACAAAGTCATAAACGCCCACAGCACTAACGAAAACATACGCACTCTCATTATTAATTAAAATAGAAGGAAGGAAAACACCAACCGGAATAACTGGTGTCAAACACAATTTAATACCAAACAGAAAAATCACCATGAAATAGGATACCAAAAAAATTGGGGGAAGAAAATATAATGCCCGTAAAGCCACATGAGACCACCTTGTCATTATGCGACACCTCCTTTATAGGTAATATGGAAAAATCCAGACCTCATTACCCCAACACCAAGTATATGATTTTATTGTGTTTGCAACGAGACCAGCACTATACGAGTTTATTGGAAGCTCCGGAACTGCATTTCTCCACTCGCCACTAGGCCAGACGAACCAAAACGAGATGGTCGACAATAACCAGAAGAAGGGGTTCGACGGATACAGGTAATGAACTTTCAAGACAAGTTTTACTCCGTAATTATTGCCCTGCATATAAGCTGCTATACTTCTCTCAAGGGCTAAGTTTGCCTCGTACCTTAACTTGGCAATAATCTCAGCGGTAATCAGACCAGCGAGAGCACCTGCCACGGCGCCTGGAAGATTTCCGGCTTTAGAGGCCAGAGCAGCTCCTAGAATACCGCTTATTACAATGGCTACAGCCCCATATGAATCTAACAAGTAATTAATATAGTAAACGAAGGCTGTGGCTTCAAAGAATGGTGTTCCATTTACTTCTATGAAGTGGGGTGCTCTTATGTGTAGGTATACGTCTTCCCCGAAATTCACCCAGCCCCATGGCCAAATGGGGGCGATCAAGGGGAAAGCGCTAACTGAAATGTATGGGTCTATAACCTCGCTGTTCGCATAAACTGTTATTTTACATAGTTTTAGTGTTTTTCCGTCTTTATTTAGTTCATATGTCTTGTAGTTGCATGGCCAGCATGTTCCGTTTATTTCTATTGTGCCATTCCAATCTGCGATAATAGTTCCGTACTTGACTGCTTCTTCTATTTCTTCATCTGTTAGACAGGCTTGCTCAGCCATAAGGTCGTTCAACATAGACTGATGTTCAATATACTCGTTAAATAC
It contains:
- a CDS encoding alpha/beta fold hydrolase; amino-acid sequence: MEGGVLRRLELTFTSGGLKCSGWLFLPEGARKPPVVVMAHGFAAEKVFRLPAYAENFCAEGLAVFLFDYRHFGESEGLPRNLVSVKRQLEDWRSALEYVRSLKEVDGERVALWGTSFSGGHVLVTAAQDQKVSAVVAQVPFVDGLATASYLGLGFVLKATVHGLMDAVASTLGRVHYVPVVSDPDKFAIMNTPGSKEGYLSLIPEGSSWKNECPARILLSIPFYRPVRYASKIKCPVLILYAEKDSLIPPEAVRKTASKIRNVKVVCLDVGHFDVYFDPVFSETTKIETEFLKENLEKRS